The following nucleotide sequence is from Streptomyces sp. HUAS CB01.
CTGGTGTACCGGGCCGCGCGCGACGCCGTCGAGACGGCGGAAGGGCTGCGACAGCCGTCGGCGAGCACGGCGGTCATCGGAGTGAGCTGCGGATATCTGCTCGTGGCGGTCGGCGCGGTGCTCTACTCCAGGGGCGGCGAACTCGCCGCCGAACCCCTCAGCGCGCTGCTGCACGTACCCGTGCTGGTGGCGATCGCGGCAGCGGCGGGCGTGTGGACGGCCTGCGGACGCCCGCACGGGCCGCTGCCCGGTTGGGTCCCGGAGGCCGCGCGGATCGCCCTGGCCCGCTCATGGGTGATCGTGGGGTTCCGTGCCGCTGGACTCGCGATCGCGGTGCTGGTCGGAGGTGGAGCGCTGATCGTCGGTGCCTCACTGGTGGCGCACGCGGGCGCGGCACAGGAGGTGTTCGTCCAGCTCGCGCACGACTGGCAGGGCAGATTCGCGCTGCTGCTGCTCGTGCTGGCGCTGATGCCGAACGCCGCGGTCTGGGCGGCCGCCTACGGGCTGGGGCCGGGGTTCGTGCTCGGCGCGGGCGCGACGGCCACGCCGCTGGGCCTCGCGGGAACCCCGGCGCTGCCGCCCTTCCCGCTGCTCGCCGCGGTGCCGCTCGACAGGGCGGGCATGCCGCTGGGTCTGGCCGCGGCGGTCGTCCCCGTCGCGGCCGGGCTCGTGGTGGCCTGGTGCGCGGCGCCACGGGCGGGGTCGCCGGAGGCGGAGGCGCGGGGCGGGAAGGACCGGGGCACGGAGAGCGGCCCGGGAAACGGCACGATCGCCGCGCCGGCACCCGTGAGCCGAGGCGGGACCGCGCTCACCGCGCTGCTCGCGGCCGCCGTGTGCGGGGCGCTCATGGCCGTCCTCTCGGCGGCGGCCGGCGGGGCGCTCGGCACGGGCGTCCTGGCCTCCTTCGGCCCGGTCTGGTGGCTCACGGGCCCGGCCGCGTTCCTCTGGGCCGCCGCGGTGGGGGTGCCCGTGGCCCTGGCGCTCCATGCCTGGCGCTTCCGCGACGCCGACCGCCGACTGCGCGTTCCGCGCTGGGAGGCCATCAAGCAGGCGTCGGGCGGCCTGATGGCGGCGATCCCGTTCCCGTCACCGGCCTCGCCGACGTCACCGGCCGATGCCGGCCCGCCGGCTTCCCCGTCCTCGTCGGCCTCCCCGGCTTCCCCGGCTTCCCCGGCTTCCCCGGCTTCCCCGGCTTCCCCGTCCTCGTCGGCTTCCGTGGACCGCGACGGTCAGTGGGCACCCGAGGCACCTGCCGGAGCCGGGCCCGGAGCCGATGTCCTCCCCGGCGCGACGGGCCCGACCGGCGCGAGGCATCCCACTGCCCCGATGGCCCCGATGGCCCCGATGGCCGCGACCGGTCCGGCAGGGCCGGGGCCGGATGTGCCGCCGGTACCGGGCAGGGATCCGGTTCCCCGGCTCGCGATGCCTGTCGGAGGCCCCGGGATCAACGGGGGTGTCCGGGGCGAACTCCCGCCCGTCCGCGCGCTGCCCGGCTCCGCACCCACCGACCCCGGTTCCGCACGGAGGCCAAGGCCCGCCGCCGCGGATCCCGCCCCCGGCTCCGCGTCCCGGTCACTGTCCGCCTGTACAGGTCCCGTGCCGGGCTCCGTGCCGGGCGCGTCCGTGCCAGCCGGCCCCGGCCCCGGCCTCGCGCCCCCCGGCCCCGGCGCCTCGCCGAAGTCACCGTCCGCCGGTACCGGTACGGGCCCCGGCCCCGGTCCCGCGCCGGGCGCCCCCGCCCCCACGCCCAGCCCCCGAGGAGCCGGGCCCGCCGGAGCCGGACCTGTCCCCCGTGACGGCGGCCCGGCAGCCGGTCGTTCGCGTGCGGGTGGCCCGGTGGGCCCGGTCGGGGGCAGTGGGCTCGGCAGCTGGCCGGGCCTGTCCGGCGGGCAGGCGCAGGGCTCCGAGCACTCACCAGCCGCCGGGGACCCGCGCCCCGGGCCGAAGCCCGCGCACGGTGACTGCGCCACCCCGTGACCGGACGCACAGAACGACGGCCGCCCGCACGTTTCCGTACGGGCGGCCGTGTCACGCTCTCCGGCCGATCCGCGTCCGAGGCGACCGGCGGCGG
It contains:
- a CDS encoding cell division protein PerM, which translates into the protein MTQTTDRGPAGVAVQGGRSAAALTMSLMRGAIAAGLGLGALAALVTVMWISSPYPDSGPDGALHAAAGMWLLAHGTELIRSETLSEVPAPVGLVPLLLTALPVFLVYRAARDAVETAEGLRQPSASTAVIGVSCGYLLVAVGAVLYSRGGELAAEPLSALLHVPVLVAIAAAAGVWTACGRPHGPLPGWVPEAARIALARSWVIVGFRAAGLAIAVLVGGGALIVGASLVAHAGAAQEVFVQLAHDWQGRFALLLLVLALMPNAAVWAAAYGLGPGFVLGAGATATPLGLAGTPALPPFPLLAAVPLDRAGMPLGLAAAVVPVAAGLVVAWCAAPRAGSPEAEARGGKDRGTESGPGNGTIAAPAPVSRGGTALTALLAAAVCGALMAVLSAAAGGALGTGVLASFGPVWWLTGPAAFLWAAAVGVPVALALHAWRFRDADRRLRVPRWEAIKQASGGLMAAIPFPSPASPTSPADAGPPASPSSSASPASPASPASPASPASPSSSASVDRDGQWAPEAPAGAGPGADVLPGATGPTGARHPTAPMAPMAPMAATGPAGPGPDVPPVPGRDPVPRLAMPVGGPGINGGVRGELPPVRALPGSAPTDPGSARRPRPAAADPAPGSASRSLSACTGPVPGSVPGASVPAGPGPGLAPPGPGASPKSPSAGTGTGPGPGPAPGAPAPTPSPRGAGPAGAGPVPRDGGPAAGRSRAGGPVGPVGGSGLGSWPGLSGGQAQGSEHSPAAGDPRPGPKPAHGDCATP